A section of the Roseivirga sp. BDSF3-8 genome encodes:
- a CDS encoding pinensin family lanthipeptide, giving the protein MKKKQLTLNELKVKSFTTADSRHVRGGLERIAEVDGSIANCETDCIGRYCDPA; this is encoded by the coding sequence ATGAAAAAGAAACAACTCACTCTCAATGAATTAAAAGTGAAAAGCTTTACTACTGCTGATAGCAGACATGTACGTGGCGGGCTTGAGCGAATAGCAGAAGTTGATGGTAGCATAGCAAACTGCGAGACAGACTGCATAGGGCGCTATTGCGATCCGGCGTGA
- the yidC gene encoding membrane protein insertase YidC, whose amino-acid sequence MDKNQAVGLLLMSLLLAAYFWFFSGNPEQQVQQPEQAQTELTEDSTTTTAPEETQLSEEDDSLRRQRMSSRYGNFAAATEGTEAETVLENELVKVTLSNKGGSINRVQLKNYTTWDDKPLYLVTPESSKMSMVMNQNGRQIDLRDLYFEPTEVDSLQNGIAYVLNTGDGKTITQVYSLQEDGYVINYSLMGEGAAALGTSPLQISWMDELGRYERRIEESRQKMKVNYYTAEGDFEDFGENVVDDEVSEMLDEPVKWIGLKQKFFTSAIIAEKAFAPGTQVDLSIPSSNDVVKTAEVKLTYPADQLNAPVNFDFYYGPNNYQVLKKVTDGFSENVDLGWGIISWFNKFLIIPIFQFLENYIGSYGIIIIILVVIIKILLLPLSYKSYISMAKTKVLKPELDELKEKYGDDMQKQQQEQMKLYQKVGINPISGCIPMLLQLPILLAMFNFFPNSIELRQEPFLWANDLSTYDALIQLPFDIPMFGSHLSLFALLMTASTLLYTYTNQQMSTVQGPMKNIGYIMPVVFFFVLNSFAAGLTFYYFVSNVVTMIQQPLIRKFVDDDKIRAILEENKRKAGTKKKSGFQARLEDAMKKAEETRRQQQDDKKKRKR is encoded by the coding sequence ATGGATAAGAATCAGGCAGTCGGACTGCTGCTGATGTCACTGCTACTTGCGGCTTACTTCTGGTTTTTCAGCGGTAACCCGGAACAGCAGGTGCAACAGCCGGAGCAGGCTCAGACAGAATTGACGGAAGATTCCACCACCACTACGGCGCCCGAAGAAACGCAGCTCTCTGAAGAGGACGATTCGCTGCGAAGACAGCGTATGAGTAGCCGCTATGGCAACTTTGCTGCCGCTACGGAAGGTACGGAAGCCGAAACAGTACTCGAGAATGAGCTGGTAAAAGTAACCTTAAGCAATAAAGGCGGTAGCATAAACCGTGTACAGCTTAAAAATTATACCACCTGGGATGATAAACCACTATACCTGGTAACCCCGGAAAGCAGCAAAATGAGTATGGTCATGAATCAGAATGGCCGTCAGATAGATTTACGTGATCTTTACTTTGAACCTACTGAAGTAGACTCACTGCAAAATGGCATCGCTTACGTTCTTAATACGGGCGATGGCAAGACGATAACCCAGGTTTATTCTCTTCAGGAAGATGGTTATGTCATTAACTACAGCCTGATGGGTGAGGGTGCAGCCGCACTGGGTACCTCTCCCCTGCAAATTAGCTGGATGGATGAGCTGGGTCGTTACGAGCGGCGCATAGAGGAGAGCCGCCAGAAAATGAAGGTTAACTACTACACGGCAGAGGGTGACTTTGAGGATTTTGGTGAGAATGTAGTGGATGATGAAGTATCTGAAATGCTGGACGAGCCTGTAAAATGGATCGGTCTGAAGCAGAAGTTCTTTACTTCAGCCATTATTGCCGAGAAGGCTTTTGCCCCCGGTACCCAGGTGGATCTTTCCATTCCCTCCTCTAACGATGTGGTAAAAACAGCTGAGGTAAAACTTACCTACCCGGCTGATCAGCTCAATGCACCTGTAAACTTCGACTTCTACTACGGACCTAATAACTACCAGGTATTAAAGAAGGTAACAGACGGGTTTAGCGAAAACGTGGACCTGGGCTGGGGTATTATCAGTTGGTTTAATAAGTTTCTGATCATACCGATCTTCCAGTTCCTGGAGAATTACATCGGTAGCTATGGCATTATCATCATCATACTTGTGGTGATCATCAAAATACTGCTATTGCCTCTCAGCTACAAGTCCTACATAAGCATGGCTAAGACAAAAGTCCTGAAACCTGAACTTGACGAGCTAAAGGAGAAGTACGGTGATGACATGCAAAAGCAACAGCAGGAACAGATGAAGTTGTATCAGAAGGTAGGTATCAACCCTATCAGTGGGTGTATACCTATGTTATTGCAGCTACCCATACTCCTGGCCATGTTTAACTTCTTCCCTAACTCGATAGAGTTACGGCAGGAGCCTTTTCTGTGGGCAAACGACCTTTCTACATACGACGCACTCATTCAATTGCCATTTGACATACCCATGTTTGGCAGCCACCTGAGTCTCTTTGCATTGCTTATGACAGCCTCTACCCTGCTCTACACCTATACTAACCAGCAGATGAGCACGGTACAGGGCCCTATGAAGAACATCGGTTACATCATGCCAGTGGTGTTCTTCTTCGTACTTAATAGCTTTGCTGCAGGTCTTACGTTCTACTACTTTGTAAGTAACGTAGTAACCATGATCCAGCAGCCTCTTATCCGTAAGTTTGTAGATGACGATAAGATCAGGGCTATTCTTGAGGAGAACAAGCGCAAGGCAGGTACTAAGAAGAAGTCCGGCTTCCAGGCCAGACTTGAAGATGCTATGAAAAAAGCAGAGGAAACCCGCCGCCAGCAGCAGGATGATAAAAAGAAAAGAAAGCGCTAA